A region of the Dreissena polymorpha isolate Duluth1 chromosome 6, UMN_Dpol_1.0, whole genome shotgun sequence genome:
CGTAATAGTACAGTTTTAATTAATTCTTGTATGTGCCTTTAACACAATTTTATACTTCCATTTGTTAATCAGATTGTTTGACTTATAGACTGCAAAGactgtttaaaatgttaaaatgtattttttttaatcaggtATACCACATTATATTATTTGAACCGCCATGGTCTGACCATGTTCAGTAGTGTATGCATATTGGTTACAAAAGTTGATAATTGAGCCGAATAAGGCGAAAATGGGTTTATGCCATATGCGGAATTTGTAGCCGATGACCATCGTTCACGTTCACGCAGTTTGGTAAGGAGCTACCCTTCCCGCTATAAACTGGAGCACTGTTTAgtgtctcattagcggacagggtatCTTCTGTGCGGAAGAGCATGTTTGTCTGGAGCTAAGCTGATTGCATATTGAATAGGACCAATTTCCGAAAGACGCGGCCGATATTTTACTCAGTTAAATCGAATTATTGCGTCCATTACTACACAcgattccttttttaaattgttaatttcgATTTAATGTGCGCCATAAGGAGGAGGCATGGAGTCACCACCGTAACTGAACTGTACCGGTCGGAATCCAGCAGCACGATTCCTTTCGAACAGCAGTTCCTCGTTCTCATCCGCCATTATGCTCGTTCTCGGTGGAGCGCTTGCTTGAGAAAGAGCACGTGATCTATATGGCTCAATCGCTTGAAAACCATTTGCGCCAAATGCTTCTATATTAAAATTATGTGACGTGGTTTCGGGTGCTGAATGGGAGAGCGACCCGTACTGATTTCCTTGTTTCATGTCGTATTCCTTCAAGATCTTGAAGTAATCACCGTTTTCGCTTTGCAACACAACAATGCCTGGTTCTATTTCGTGCGCATAGACAGGTTTCATGAACATACGATCTGACGTCACAGACTGGTTCGCATTTTGAGATTTAGACTGGTCCGTACACATCTTGTACAGAAAGTAGATACCAAGAAGAATCAAGCCCAGAAAGCTTAGCCCGAAAAGCACGCTGGCGAGTGTAAACTGACTCTCACTGGAACAGATAATgtatttaagataaaaatatacatataaaatgctATCTAATCTTAAGGCTCGTAAACGTTGTCATTAGAAGCAGCGgaagcagcattatcatcatcatcatcgtcagcgACATTTTCACCCTCATCTTTTTTTATCAAATCCATTATCAATATCTTTCTCATCAATATCCCAATCTATAAATATCGTGTATTAATCTGTTGATACCAGAACTATATTGCCCGACACAaactaataaataatatattttttaagcatccGTGTAGTCGTAAgacaataatttcttcattctTGGTGAATGTTAGTAAATTTGAATAACATGTTCGGTATTGCAATATTATAGAAACTGTTGaactgtatacatttttaatttattttctactTTGAATTCCAACCATATCTACCAATATGTGAATATATGCTAGAATGAAAAATTTGATTAATTTCAAGCAAAGTTATAAATACATCAACAAATTGGAATCTGTTACTGCAATGTCCCATTTAATGTAAGATGATGAAAGGTTTATTTCTAGGTCATAAGGATGTGATTTACTAACCGCTCTGACAGAAACGAATCCGGGTCCAtttttgatttatattttagCTACAACAACAGTATGATGTAAGACACAAGCACTTTTTACATATACTGACGCGATGTATGACATTTTACAATTTAGCATTCTTTACTTATGGACCACTGTATGTGAAATCTGTTGCAAACTGATTATTAGCTGCATTGTTCCATTTAAGCAGTAACATTCAAAACAGTTTCATTCTGTGTTGTAACGCAGTGTTGACTGTGTGTAATGCGACAGCTGTTTGGAGTTATATTTCATCAATTGATTCTTGGCATTAATATTGCTGATAATAGTGTAACAGCAGACATTTGATGTTAGTGTTTGGTGACAACAATATGAAATGAATGGTAAATGTTGGAAATATACTGCACAGAACTGTGTCTTGTGCTATCAATAAAAGTATTAAAGTCGTTTGACGTTATAGGTTTATAACTAGTATCAGGTTACATTAATGGTAAATGCTGTTTAAGGCAATACTAACACACATTAAAAGACGATTTAAGGCCGCCCCTCTAACTGGTTGGTGCGATCACGTTTTGCAATTATCATTGGTtgcattttaaatgtgtttttttcagtttaaagaaTATATGTATGAAATTTGATAATGAGATTTTCCACCACATGAAAGTATACACCTCacaaaactttaaatacatagttttatctATATACTTGAACCGATGGGTTTGTAAAATATTGCGATTGGGGTTTTACCGTGTATTTAATAAAAAGGGGTCTGGCTGAAATCTTTCGGTATTATTATCTAAAAACAATCATAACATGGCGACTAAAATTATCTTATACAGCTGCtgattaaaatatttaagtttttttttttttaaagtacacTTTACAAACAATGCCggattgaaaaaaacaacaagaaaagtaATTTCAATTGCTCATAATAataagacaataacacacggcagagctgggccagacgtctataatcggcccgcctccgacataacggcccgagggccattatgcggctaggACCAATTTTAAATGTCCGACCCAGCTCTGctgtgtgttatcgtttatatcacatatcatacttGTTTGgttcttcactaaaatttatacagaaccagctttccgtacttttatttcattcaattgattacgcaatttatgacgtacctcatgtgacgtatttttcaatgacgaaactacctTCATGTAGACTCTCTGGTTTTTTTTAGGACAACGGACGtggtgtgtttttatttaacggttaaataatttttaaatattgaacgattccaaaacgtatttcggattttgtgtttgtcatgcataattgggagcttcgatagaaataaaattattatattcgCTTCGACATTCGATTTCGTGAATCATGTTTATGGTGAAAGTGTAAAGCATTCGATgcaatcgtttaaaaaaagtgtgatttaaaatcaaaatagatAAACGGATGGTATAACAGAAAAAGGAattacaaatctttgttattttataattataagaaccggatttaagttgtcatcgaGGTATGTGTGTCTTTATCTATACAGTTTGCTGTTTCAAACACAAGTGTTTGATGAATCGTGTTAAAGCACAAATAGAGGCATCGATTTAATGTACagatgagtttcagtttcaatcgacggttgtattatccaaattgtgtgctTCATGTCATTATAATAATGTTCGATTCTTTCATTGAGTTGTGGCTTCattttattgatcaccgttggctaagactgaatgtggacgccattttgtccAGTATAAGCCtcgcgatcccattcttttctgatatgaaaaatcggcccggctcagcgggctgatataatttatattggcccgctaaataagaataacggcccgctcgcgacgtcattttgttactatttatattaacaatatgtgatattgtttatttatattaagcGAATGAAAATAAAACTTAGTACAGGTTACAATTTCACGCTTAAAACCAGTAAGATTATGAAATACTTAAtgaattcacaaataaaattattcacATTAGTACGGTATTCAAATAAGTACGTGTATAATataaattttcttgaaaaaattgtttttcatcataataaatagtaataaaaatTATGACGTTATTTTTGTAAAACTAAATTGCATTAGTTGTGTTGAAGAATCCAGTAAATGCATGAAAGTTGACATGTTATAACCCACTGAAATGCAATTCCTGACACTTAGACCCTCATACTATCTTACACAATCCAAATTATCCAGACTGTGTCGCTAAACCAACCAAATAATGTTCATTTGTAAGTTAGTGTACAATGTGATACACGTTACATACTCTCTAACTAAAATAGGATAAGTAcctgttaaaacataatatgatACTGTTAGGATGACGTCCTATATATAAATGCAGAGAGCTTTAGTATGGTGTCAGTCTTCGTGATTTTAAAGACCGTTTTCTACCGAAATGTTGTAGGTAGGTCGgtatttttgcaataaaaattgaattcaGACGTACAAATAGatgtttaatgcaaaaaaaatccCCGTTTAAACATATAGTTTGTGTATGTATGCGAATGTGTACTTTACGAATATGATCGAATCGATCAAACATGTTCAAATCCCAACGATAAAAAAAACTTTCGTAAACATAAGATACATAATGATTTGACTTTTGCGACACCTTCGATAATTAACATCTTTACTCTCGAGTGTAATATATATGCCAGGAGGGGAGCAAAAGGAGGACCAGCATCTTCAACACGCCATACTGTATAATGTTTACGCATCGAATCTGGCATACGATTGACGGCTTttaggtagcgcacccgtaatgggcacatatccaaatataatctaatctattctttttttaatcagcatcatttcactgaactacatgcaaatgtttaggtagtctttccatgcttaaaaaaaatatactgattttttcaaaaccactcccacactcggcttttgtccagtttatgtgcaTCTCTGGTGTATATGAAAGTCCCATagttcatccagatttccaaatataggcatgcagttggtgtgtacagatgctgcaaaggtttttaaagtttaagCAAGATGAAACaagttttcttttacagacatttatttttagcttatctattttttgaaaaaaaattatgagctattgtcatcaccttggcgtcggcgtcggcgtctgcgtcggcgtcggcgtccgattaagttttgcgtttaggtccacttttctcagaaagtatcaatgctattgcattcaaacttggtacacttgcttactatcatgatgggactgggcaggcaaagttagataactctggcgtacattttgactgaattatgtgccctttttatacttagaaaattgaaaattttggttaagtttttgcgtttaggtccacttttttcagaaagtatcatgctattgcattcaaacttggtacacttacttactatcatgaggggactgggaaggcaaagttagataactctggcgtgcattttgacagaattatgtgccctttttatacttagaaaattgaaaattttggttaagttttgtgtttaggttcattttattccttaagtatcaaagctattgctttcatacttgaaacacttactaactatcataaggggactgtgcaggcaaagtaatgtaactctgactggcattttgacagaattatgtgcccattttatacttagaaaattgaaaatttggttatgttttggtgttaggtccactttattcctacagtatcaaagctatttgctttcatacttgcaacacttattaactatcgtaaggggactgtgcaggcaaagttatgtaactctgactggcatttggacggaattatgggccctttatacttagaaaattgaaagtttggttaggttttgtgttttggtccactttacccctaaagtattatagatattgctttcatacttggaacactcccaaactatcataagggtacattaaaaggacaagttgcataactctggatgtcatttttcggaattatggcccttttttgacttagtaactttgaatatattgttaaattttgtgtttcgatccacgttactcttaagtatcaaggctattgctttcaaacttcaaatactttcatgctatcatgaggttactgtacctggcaagttgaaNNNNNNNNNNNNNNNNNNNNNNNNNNNNNNNNNNNNNNNNNNNNNNNNNNNNNNNNNNNNNNNNNNNNNNNNNNNNNNNNNNNNNNNNNNNNNNNNNNNNTATCCATTGGTGGATCTTGCTGAAAATCTAATATAAACCTGCATGCCCACCTAGGGCTGTCCCGTTGTAtgggcagccattgtgtgaatacgttttgttgtcactgtgaccttgacctttgacctagtgacctgataatcaataggggtcatctgcaagtcacgatcaatgtacctatgaagtgtcatgatcctaggcaaaagcgttcttgagttatcatcggaaaatcattttactatttcgggtcaccgtgaccttgaccttttgacctcaaaatcaataggggtcatctgcaagtcatgatcaatgtacctatgatgtttcatgatccatgcccagcgttcttgagtaatcgtatgacaaccaactggtggacagacggaccgatcgacatgagcaagcAATAtccccccctcttcttcgaagggtggcataaataatattggcttggacaacagaaaatatgtactagaatatatagtctctacagttgggtcatgtcttagCATCAATAGATtggggcctttattatatgacaacagaaataccatgggtcagactggctggctcttcacttggctccctcctatcatgggtcagactggctggctcttcacttggctccctcctatcatgggtcagactgcctggctcttcactgtcagcagttgacatggactctgaaagaaccaaagtaaaacctgtagattgcatatgatcagcacagtcaacactggcatgttgtatcatgagaggctccgactcctgtatagattctagactgtgggtgtcttcaacagttgcctcaatgcctgtaaacatataatgtcaacagtggggtcttgtatgtctattatccattggtgggtcttgctgaaatctatagaaaacatgcatgcccccccatatgggctgtccgttgtagtggcagccgttgtgtgaatacgttttttgtcactgtgaccttgacctttgacctagtgacctgaaaatcaataggggtcatctgcgagttacgatcgatgtacttatgaagtgtcatgatcctaggcaaaagcgttcttgagttatcatccgaaaatcattttactatttcgggtcaccatgaccttgacctttgaccttgtgacctcaaaatcaataggggtcatctgcgagtcatgatcaatctacctatgaagtttcatgatcctaggcatatgctttcttgagttatcatccgaaaaaccattttactatttcgggtcaccgtgaccttgacctttgacctagtgacatcaaaatcaataggggtcatctgcgagtaatgatcaatctacccatgaagtttatgatcctagccgtatgcgttcttgagttatcatccggaaaccattttactatttcgggtcaccgtgaccttgacctttgacctcaaaatctataggggtcatctgcgagtaatgatcaatctacccatgaagtttcatgatcctaggcgtatgcgttcttgagttatcatccagaaaccattttactatttcgggtcactgtgaccttgacctttgacctagtgacctcaaaatcaataggggtcatctgcgagtcatgatcaatctactgacaaattgtactagaatatatagtctacagttgggtcatgtctttatcatcaataggtgggcctttattctatgataacagaaataccatgggtcagactggctggctcttcacttggcttcctcctatcatggctcagactggctggctcttcacttggctccctcctatcatgggtcagactgcctggctcttcactgtcagcagttgacatggactctgaaagaaccaaagtgaaacctgtagattgcattcgatcagcacagttaacactggcctgttgtatcatgagaggctctgactcctgtatagttgcctcaatgcctgtaagcatataatgtcaacagtggggtcttgtatgtctattatccattggtgggtcttgctgaaatctatagaaacaagggctgtttgtaaaacatgcatgccccacatatgggctgtccgttgtactggcagccattgtgtgaatacgacttttgtcactgtgaccttgacctttgacctagtgacctgaaaatcaataggggtcatctgcaagtcacgatcaatgtacctatgaagtgtcatgatcctaggcaaaagcgttcttgagttatcattcgaaaatcatttgactatttcgggtcactgtgaccttgacctttgaccatgtgacctcaaaatctatagggttcatctacgagtcatgatcaatctacccatgaagtttcatgatcctaggcgtatgcgttcttgagttataatccggaaaccattttacaatatcgatcaccgtgaccttgacctagtgacctcaaaatcaataggggtcatctgcaagtcatgatcaatgtacctatgatgtttcatgatcctaggcccaagcgttcttgagttatcgtatgacaaccacctggtggacggacggaccgatcgacatgagcaaagcaatataccccctcttcttcgaagggtggcataaatatatattggcttggacaacagaaaattgtactagaatatatagtctacagttgggtcatgtctttatcatcaataggtgggcctttattatgaACGTCTCGATGAGGTACTGATGTAGAAGaaaatcaatacatacattagAGACCCGAACAAATTCATGAGCCACATTCTGGGTCGTAACGTAACAAGGGCCGTAACGGTAaagattttaattacatttgtacttaGCAGAGTTCCGAAGTACAGTCTATTACAAGATAAATCTGAGCCGATTTTAAAAAACGTATagcaaattttgtaatttaatgacgACCTGCTCCATGAAGTTTACTTTCAGTTTAGAGCCGCCGTGATCagtaacatttttgtgttttgcATCCGATTTGAATGTtctccaaaaaatataataataaattcacaTGTCTACTCAATAGCTATgtattttaagaacacatttcgCGAGAATTTCTCACGAAAAATGACATGTACAATgtttaaatcaaagttttaagCTGTGATTAAAAGTTTCAAAAACACCCAATGCGCCCTTTTTAAGAGAATCTCCGTGCAAAATGCCCTTTTTTCAAGTCATGCGCCATGCCCCTCTGCCTTTCTAGATGAAACACTACAAGCTAACTCCAAtataaccccctaaacttcgtttgtgggggtataataaaatcattctcaaaagttaaataatatcttttgtaGTTGTAGATTATTCGGGTATTAATCCTCTCATTTCACAAATAAACTGTTCATAACAGATGAGATGGCAAGCATAAATGCCTTaatgaacacaaaatattttgcatgttgtcttcacaaaaaacagcccaaaccatgctcaatgttaaaaacgcactaagtgaccccgtgacctagtttttgatccggcatgacccatattcacactTCACCTAGGTAtcctctagatacaacatctgaccgaagatcggatgaatacaacttgaattagagagcggacacttaatacagacggaccgaccgacagaccaacagacaagtttggtgaagattagatgaaaacaacttgaattagagggtggacacttaatacgaaccgaccgacaagttcactcctatatacatccctaaactttgtttgtgggggtataattgcatttataccttgaggatttggctcccttctatcatggctcagactggctggctcttcacttggctccctcctatcatgggtcacactgcctggctcttcactgtcagcagttgacatggactctgaaagaaccaaagtgaaacctgtagattgcatttgatcagcacagttaacactggcctgttgtatcataagaggctctgactcctgtatagttgcctcaatgcctgtaagcatataatgtcaacagtggggtcttgtatgtctattatccattggtgggtcttgctgaaatctatagaaacaagggctgtttgtaaaacatgcatgccccacatatgggctgtccgttgtactggcagccattgtgtgaatacgacttttgtcactgtgaccttgacctttgacctagtgacctgaaaatcaataggggtcatctgcaagtcacgatcaatgtacctatgaagtgtcatgatcctaggcaaaagcgttcttgagttatcattcgaaaatcatttgactatttcgggtcactgtgaccttgaccttttcttgagttataatccggaaaccattttacaatttcgatcaccgtgaccttgacctagtgacctcaaaatcaataggggtcatctgcaagtcatgatcaatgtacctatgatgtttcatgatcctaggcccaagcgttcttgagttatcgtatgacaaccacctggtggacggacggaccgatcgacatgagcaaagcaatataccccctcttcttcgaagggtggcataaatatatattggcttggacaacagaaaattgtactagaatatatagtctacagttgggtcatgtctttatcatcaataggtgggcctttattatatgataatagaaataccatgggtcagactggctggctcttcacttggctcccttctatcatgggtcagactggctggctcttcacttggctccctcctatcatgggtcagactgcctggctcttcactgtcagcagttgacatggactctgaaagaaccaaagtgaaacctgtagattgcatttgatcagcacagttaacactggcctgttgtatcatgagaggctctgactcctgtatagttgcctcaatgcctgtaagcatataatgtcaacagtggggtcttgtatgtctattatccattggtgggtcttgctgaaatctatagaaacaagggctgtttgtaaaacatgcatgccccacatatgggctgtccgttgtactggcagccattgtgtgaatacgacttttgtcactgtgacctcgacctttgacctagtgacctgaaaatcaataggggtcatctgcaagtcacgatcaatgtacctatgaagtgtcatgatcctaggcaaaagcgttcttgagttatcattcgaaaatcatttgactatttcgggtcactgtgaccttgaccttgtgacctcaaaatcaataggggtcatctgcgagtcatgatcaatctacctatgaagtttcatgatcctaggcatatgctttcttgagttatcatccgaaaaccattttactatttcgggtcaccgtgaccttgacctttgacctagtgacctcaaaatcaataggggtcatctgcgagtaatgatcaatctacccatgaagtttcatgatcctagccgtatgcgttcttgagttatcatccggaaaccattttactattttgggtcaccgtgaccttgacctttgacctcaaaatctataggggtcatctgcgagtcatgatcaatctacccatgaagtttcatgatcctaggcgtatgcgttcttgagttatcatcccgaaaccattttactatttcgggtcactgtgaccttgacctttgacctagtgacctcaaaatcaataggggtcatctgcaagtcatgatcaatgtacctatgaagtttcatgatcctagcccaaagcgttcttgagttatcatcggaaaccacctggtggacgaaccgaccgacagaccgaccgacatgtgcaaagcaaaataccccctcttcttcgaagggtggcataaatatatattggcttggacaa
Encoded here:
- the LOC127833983 gene encoding cell surface glycoprotein 1-like isoform X1; amino-acid sequence: MNTQKPYLCLFAQRDIQTGEELLYDYSVSDLPWKEKKANESMSTADSEEPGSLTHDRREPSEEPASLTHDRREPSEEPASLTHESMSTADSEEPGSLTHDRREPSEEPASLTHDRREPSEEPASLTHESMSTADSEEPGSVTHDRREPSEEPASLSHDRREPNPQESMSTADSEEPGSLTHDRREPSEEPASLSHDRRKPSEEPASLTHESMSTADSEEPGSLTHDRREPSEEPASLTHDRREPSEEPASLTHGISVVI
- the LOC127833985 gene encoding uncharacterized protein LOC127833985, whose translation is MDPDSFLSERESQFTLASVLFGLSFLGLILLGIYFLYKMCTDQSKSQNANQSVTSDRMFMKPVYAHEIEPGIVVLQSENGDYFKILKEYDMKQGNQYGSLSHSAPETTSHNFNIEAFGANGFQAIEPYRSRALSQASAPPRTSIMADENEELLFERNRAAGFRPVQFSYGGDSMPPPYGAH
- the LOC127833983 gene encoding protein TsetseEP-like isoform X8, encoding MILDMTHGELKLLAKHLGHDVKTHKEYYQLSSSTMELSKVALMLYAVENGKVNEWKGRQMKDIVVEDLPLPIEDEDGHQEESMSTADSEEPGSLTHDRREPSEEPASLTHDRREPSEEPASLTHESMSTADSEEPGSLTHDRREPSEEPASLSHDRRKPSEEPASLTHESMSTADSEEPGSLTHDRREPSEEPASLTHDRREPSEEPASLTHGISVVI
- the LOC127833983 gene encoding cytochrome c1-like isoform X9 gives rise to the protein MSTADSEEPGSLTHDRREPSEEPASLTHDRREPSEEPASLTHESMSTADSEEPGSLTHDRREPSEEPASLTHDRREPSEEPASLTHESMSTADSEEPGSVTHDRREPSEEPASLSHDRREPNPQESMSTADSEEPGSLTHDRREPSEEPASLSHDRRKPSEEPASLTHESMSTADSEEPGSLTHDRREPSEEPASLTHDRREPSEEPASLTHGISVVI
- the LOC127833983 gene encoding cell surface glycoprotein 1-like isoform X4 gives rise to the protein MNTQKPYLCLFAQRDIQTGEELLYDYSVSDLPWKEKKANESMSTADSEEPGSLTHDRREPSEEPASLTHDRREPSEEPASLTHESMSTADSEEPGSLTHDRREPSEEPASLTHDRREPSEEPASLTHESMSTADSEEPGSLTHDRREPSEEPASLSHDRRKPSEEPASLTHESMSTADSEEPGSLTHDRREPSEEPASLTHDRREPSEEPASLTHGISVVI
- the LOC127833983 gene encoding protein TsetseEP-like isoform X10 — protein: MILDMTHGELKLLAKHLGHDVKTHKEYYQLSSSTMELSKVALMLYAVENGKVNEWKGRQMKDIVVEDLPLPIEDEDGHQEESMSTADSEEPGSVTHDRREPSEEPASLSHDRREPNPQESMSTADSEEPGSLTHDRREPSEEPASLSHDRRKPSEEPASLTHESMSTADSEEPGSLTHDRREPSEEPASLTHDRREPSEEPASLTHGISVVI
- the LOC127833983 gene encoding cell surface glycoprotein 1-like isoform X5, with translation MNTQKPYLCLFAQRDIQTGEELLYDYSVSDLPWKEKKANESMSTADSEEPGSLTHDRREPSEEPASLTHDRREPSEEPASLTHESMSTADSEEPGSVTHDRREPSEEPASLSHDRREPNPQESMSTADSEEPGSLTHDRREPSEEPASLSHDRRKPSEEPASLTHESMSTADSEEPGSLTHDRREPSEEPASLTHDRREPSEEPASLTHGISVVI
- the LOC127833983 gene encoding cell surface glycoprotein 1-like isoform X2; amino-acid sequence: MFTVIEATVEDTHSLESIQESEPLMIQHASVDCADHMQSTGFTLVLSESMSTADSEEPGSLTHDRREPSEEPASLTHDRREPSEEPASLTHESMSTADSEEPGSLTHDRREPSEEPASLTHDRREPSEEPASLTHESMSTADSEEPGSVTHDRREPSEEPASLSHDRREPNPQESMSTADSEEPGSLTHDRREPSEEPASLSHDRRKPSEEPASLTHESMSTADSEEPGSLTHDRREPSEEPASLTHDRREPSEEPASLTHGISVVI
- the LOC127833983 gene encoding cell surface glycoprotein 1-like isoform X7; this encodes MEESMSTADSEEPGSLTHDRREPSEEPASLTHDRREPSEEPASLTHESMSTADSEEPGSLTHDRREPSEEPASLTHDRREPSEEPASLTHESMSTADSEEPGSVTHDRREPSEEPASLSHDRREPNPQESMSTADSEEPGSLTHDRREPSEEPASLSHDRRKPSEEPASLTHESMSTADSEEPGSLTHDRREPSEEPASLTHDRREPSEEPASLTHGISVVI
- the LOC127833983 gene encoding cell surface glycoprotein 1-like isoform X3 is translated as MILDMTHGELKLLAKHLGHDVKTHKEYYQLSSSTMELSKVALMLYAVENGKVNEWKGRQMKDIVVEDLPLPIEDEDGHQEESMSTADSEEPGSLTHDRREPSEEPASLTHDRREPSEEPASLTHESMSTADSEEPGSVTHDRREPSEEPASLSHDRREPNPQESMSTADSEEPGSLTHDRREPSEEPASLSHDRRKPSEEPASLTHESMSTADSEEPGSLTHDRREPSEEPASLTHDRREPSEEPASLTHGISVVI
- the LOC127833983 gene encoding cell surface glycoprotein 1-like isoform X6: MNTQKPYLCLFAQRDIQTGEELLYDYSVSDLPWKEKKANESMSTADSEEPGSLTHDRREPSEEPASLTHDRREPSEEPASLTHESMSTADSEEPGSLTHDRREPSEEPASLTHDRREPSEEPASLTHESMSTADSEEPGSVTHDRREPSEEPASLSHDRREPNPQESMSTADSEEPGSLTHDRREPSEEPASLTHDRREPSEEPASLTHGISVVI